One window of the Salvia splendens isolate huo1 chromosome 1, SspV2, whole genome shotgun sequence genome contains the following:
- the LOC121743057 gene encoding pentatricopeptide repeat-containing protein At4g21065, whose protein sequence is MQPEQRLSPEFASRQTYILKKCIALLYSCATSLPKLKQLHAFSVRHGVPLSDPDMGKHLIFKLVSLSAPMNYARQVFDKIPHPNIFTWGTMIRGYAESDDPSPALEMYRRLRRSSAQPDTHTYPFLLKAVAKLAVLREGEKVHCAALKDGFSSLMFVQNALLHFYGACGRAESALEVFDKMPVRDLVAWNSMINMYAANGMPNEALTLYGRMGLDNAKPDGFTLVSLLTACSDLGALALGRRAHVYMMKVGLDKNLHAVNALVVHYTKCGNITEAKQVFHEMEERSVVSWTSLIVGLAVNGFGEEALELFREMEQRRLVPTEITFVGVLYACSHCGMVDQGSAYFDKMSKEYGIVPKIEHYGCMVDLMGRAGLVQKAYDYILNMPIQPNAVIWRTLLGACSLSGKHLEIGEIARDQLRKLDPKHCGDYVLLSNLYAAEKRWSDVHNVRRAMMKEGIKKVPGHSLVELGNRVHEFVMGDVSHAQTEAIYAMLSEMTRLLRLEGYAPRTSSVLADIEEEEKETALTYHSEKIAIAFVLINTPPRTPIRITKNLRVCGDCHLAIKLLSKIFERDIVVRDVSRFHHFRDGACSCKDYW, encoded by the coding sequence ATGCAACCGGAGCAACGACTCTCGCCGGAATTCGCATCCAGGCAGACGTACATTCTGAAGAAATGCATCGCGCTTTTGTACTCGTGCGCCACCTCCCTCCCCAAATTGAAGCAGCTCCACGCCTTCTCCGTCCGTCACGGCGTTCCCCTCTCCGACCCCGACATGGGGAAACACCTCATCTTCAAGCTCGTCTCTCTTTCGGCGCCAATGAACTACGCCCGCCAGGTGTTCGACAAAATTCCTCACCCAAATATATTCACTTGGGGCACAATGATCAGAGGTTACGCTGAGAGCGACGATCCATCCCCTGCTCTCGAGATGTACCGCCGACTTCGCAGGAGCTCTGCGCAGCCCGACACCCATACTTACCCCTTTCTTCTCAAAGCCGTCGCCAAGCTGGCCGTGCTGAGAGAGGGGGAGAAGGTGCATTGCGCCGCGTTGAAAGATGGGTTTTCTTCGCTGATGTTTGTTCAAAACGCCTTACTGCATTTCTACGGCGCCTGTGGCCGGGCGGAGAGCGCCCTCGAGGTGTTCGATAAAATGCCGGTTAGAGATCTTGTGGCTTGGAATTCTATGATCAATATGTACGCTGCAAACGGTATGCCAAACGAGGCGTTGACGCTTTACGGAAGAATGGGATTGGACAATGCCAAACCAGATGGTTTCACTTTAGTTAGCTTGCTCACTGCTTGCTCTGATCTAGGTGCATTGGCCTTAGGCAGGAGGGCTCATGTTTATATGATGAAGGTGGGCTTGGATAAGAATCTGCACGCTGTAAACGCTCTCGTGGTTCACTATACCAAATGTGGCAACATTACGGAGGCGAAGCAGGTCTTTCATGAGATGGAGGAAAGGAGCGTTGTGTCATGGACTTCATTGATTGTAGGGTTGGCTGTCAATGGATTCGGTGAGGAAGCACTTGAGCTCTTCAGGGAGATGGAGCAACGAAGATTGGTCCCGACTGAGATTACCTTCGTGGGCGTGCTATATGCTTGCAGCCATTGCGGAATGGTGGATCAAGGGTCTGCATATTTTGACAAGATGTCGAAAGAATATGGCATTGTGCCAAAAATCGAACACTATGGATGCATGGTTGATCTCATGGGCAGAGCAGGCTTAGTGCAGAAGGCATATGACTACATACTCAACATGCCTATACAACCCAATGCTGTGATCTGGAGGACTTTGCTCGGGGCGTGCTCGTTGAGTGGGAAACATCTAGAGATAGGGGAGATTGCGAGAGATCAGCTAAGAAAGCTGGATCCCAAACACTGTGGAGACTATGTGCTTCTCTCTAATCTCTACGCAGCTGAAAAGAGATGGTCGGATGTTCACAACGTGAGGCGAGCAATGATGAAAGAGGGGATCAAGAAAGTGCCGGGGCACAGCCTAGTTGAGCTCGGCAATCGGGTGCATGAGTTTGTGATGGGAGATGTATCTCATGCTCAAACGGAGGCTATATACGCAATGCTCTCTGAGATGACGAGGTTGCTGAGACTGGAGGGCTACGCGCCTCGCACATCGAGCGTGCTTGCTGACatagaggaggaggagaaggagacTGCACTTACTTATCATAGTGAGAAGATTGCAATTGCGTTTGTGCTTATAAATACGCCGCCGAGGACTCCAATTAGGATCACGAAGAACTTGAGGGTGTGTGGGGATTGCCACCTTGCGATAAAACTGTTGTCCAAGATTTTTGAGAGGGATATTGTTGTGAGGGATGTTAGTCGGTTTCATCATTTCAGAGACGGAGCTTGTTCTTGTAAAGATTATTGGTAG
- the LOC121796135 gene encoding uncharacterized protein LOC121796135, with amino-acid sequence MGNCLGTRKKSPAEIAPSELIKPAPVISPPAPVIKLYGHPDSFTTSHIRLALSYKPVTLQFVPSDAQANPTIMYKSDVVTGSVEEILRYLDEKFPDSPVVVTNNVWGWCGAKTPAVVWVVMLQHRSMNWHMERMVKWAEDMGARGGNASGDPSMGSPRMEVKKFAKSYSHLHQLLLEHAQMEEMVMFQILESADRGLCKSANEDHARDLPIMNGVKEEIKIIGVMNVGSPDYQDALTRLLSRLYKLKDNCKQHFEEEEHELLPLMEATELNKLQQERVLQQSLDAMRETHSHLFRFFMEGLCPQDGMHYFGLIKRYCDNARVSLMLHMMVD; translated from the exons ATGGGGAATTGTTTGGGCACTAGGAAGAAATCGCCGGCGGAGATCGCGCCGTCGGAGCTAATAAAGCCAGCGCCGGTGATATCTCCGCCGGCGCCGGTGATTAAGCTGTACGGACACCCGGACAGCTTCACGACCTCCCACATACGATTAGCCCTCTCGTACAAGCCGGTGACGCTCCAATTCGTTCCCTCCGACGCCCAAGCAAACCCTACGATTATGTACAAATCCGACGTCGTGACGGGATCGGTGGAGGAGATTCTCCGGTACCTGGACGAGAAGTTCCCGGACTCTCCGGTGGTGGTGACGAACAATGTGTGGGGGTGGTGCGGGGCGAAGACGCCGGCGGTGGTGTGGGTGGTGATGCTGCAGCACAGGAGCATGAACTGGCATATGGAGAGGATGGTGAAGTGGGCGGAGGACATGGGGGCGCGTGGGGGGAACGCGAGTGGGGATCCGTCGATGGGCAGCCCTAGGATGGAGGTGAAGAAGTTTGCCAAGAGCTACTCGCACCTGCACCAGCTGTTGCTCGAGCACGCGCAGATGGAGGAGATGGTCATGTTTCAGATCCTTGAATCCGCCGATCGAG GGCTGTGCAAATCTGCGAATGAGGATCACGCAAGAGACCTGCCTATAATGAATGGTGTAAAAGAGGAGATTAAGATAATAGGAGTTATGAATGTTGGAAGCCCCGACTACCAAGATGCCCTCACTCGCCTTTTGTCCCGCCTCTACAAATTAAAG GACAACTGCAAGCAACACTTTGAAGAGGAGGAACATGAGCTGCTGCCACTAATGGAGGCTACGGAGCTGAATAAGCTGCAGCAAGAGAGAGTGCTGCAACAATCCTTGGATGCAATGCGTGAGACGCACTCTCACCTGTTCCGTTTCTTTATGGAAGGGCTGTGCCCTCAAGATGGCATGCACTACTTTGGCTTGATCAAGAGATACTGCGACAATGCTCGAGTATCGCTTATGCTGCACATGATGGTTGATTAG
- the LOC121743066 gene encoding vesicle-associated membrane protein 727-like: protein MVPKGLIYSFVAKGTVVLAEHTPYSGNFSTIAVQCLQKLPSNSSKYTYSCDGHTFNFLLDSGFVFLVVADESMGRSIPFVFLERVKDDFKQRYGASIKSDDPHPLADDEDEDDLLFEDRFSIAYNLDREFGPQLKEHMQYCMNHPEEMNKLSKLKSQITEVKGIMMDNIEKVLDRGEKIELLVDKTDNLQFQADSFQRQGRQLRRQMWLQNIRMKAMIAGVVIVLLCLLWLMFR from the exons ATGGTTCCGAAGGGTTTGATTTATAGCTTCGTTGCCAAAGGGACTGTCGTGCTAGCAGAGCACACTCCTTACTCTGGAAACTTCAGCACAATTGCCGTTCAGTGCTTGCAAAAGCTTCCTTCTAACAGCAGCAAGTACACGTACTCGTGTGATGGTCACACTTTCAATTTCCTTCTCGATAGTGGATTTG TTTTTCTAGTTGTTGCAGATGAATCGATGGGAAGAAGCATACCTTTCGTATTTTTGGAGAGAGTGAAGGATGACTTCAAGCAGCGCTATGGCGCTAGCATCAAGAGTGATGATCCACACCCTTTagctgatgatgaagatgaagatgaccTGTTGTTTGAAGACCGGTTTAGCATCGCATACAATCTTGATCGAGAATTTGG ACCACAGCTCAAGGAGCACATGCAGTATTGTATGAATCATCCAGAGGAAATGAACAAGCTGTCCAAACTGAAGTCTCAAATAACAGAGGTCAAAGGGATAATGATGGACAACATCGAGAAG GTTTTGGATCGTGgtgaaaaaattgaattattagtGGATAAAACTGATAACCTTCAGTTCCAG GCTGACAGCTTCCAAAGGCAAGGGAGGCAGTTGCGTCGGCAAATGTGGCTGCAAAATATCCGCATGAAGGCGATGATTGCAGGAGTCGTAATTGTTCTTCTCTGCCTTCTCTGGCTTATGTTTCGTTGA